One part of the Melospiza melodia melodia isolate bMelMel2 chromosome 3, bMelMel2.pri, whole genome shotgun sequence genome encodes these proteins:
- the C3H1orf131 gene encoding uncharacterized protein C1orf131 homolog, whose amino-acid sequence MGPREPRHRLEAVLGALYDLGEEPGGGRRAAEDGEARAVPPTVEEEEEEQEERREPQPAAGGRRGARGFFGELRAELSAAGPAPPAPAGPPAVEVVVFRGRKRKERHGPSAAPAGPAQTQIVNEEKNAVRQEFNFEKARLEVHKFGITGYKKQEQRVWEQERAIMLGAKPPKKSHMNYRTYQEKLKEKKAVKDADKEKEHKGDSLKKKKQKEQKERKAKRKKSVPSIWPAGQVGKFRNGTLILQSRDIKKIKSSKVSK is encoded by the exons ATGGGACCGCGGGAGCCGCGCCACCGGCTGGAGGCGGTGCTCGGCGCCCTCTACGACCTGG GTGAGGAGCCCGGCGGTGGCCGGCGCGCTGCAGAGGACGGCGAAGCGAGAGCTGTGCCGCCGACagtggaggaagaagaggaggagcaaGAGGAGAGACGGGAGCCGCagccggcggcgggcgggcggcgcggcgccCGCGGCTTCTTCGGGGAGCTGCGGGCCGAGCTGAGCGCCGCCGGCCCTGCCCCGCCGGCCCCCGCCGGCCCGCCCGCCGTGGAGGTGGTGGTGTTccgcgggaggaagaggaaggagcggCACGGCCCCTCGGCAGCCCCCGCCGGCCCAGCACAG aCCCAAATAGtgaatgaagagaaaaatgcaGTCAGACAAGAATTTAACTTTGAAAAG GCTCGCCTGGAAGTGCACAAGTTTGGAATCACTGGCTACAAGAAGCAGGAGCAACGTGTTTGGGAACAGGAGCGTGCTATCATGCTGGGAGCCAAG CCCCCCAAGAAGTCACATATGAACTACAGGACTTACCAAGAgaaactgaaagagaaaaaagcAGTGAAAGATGCTGATAAGGAAAAG GAACATAAAGGTGATTCTcttaagaagaagaagcagaaagaacAGAAGGAGAG GAAGGCCAAGAGGAAGAAATCAGTGCCTAGCATTTGGCCTGCAGGACAAGTTGGAAAATTTAGAAATGGGACCTTGATTCTGCAAAGCCGTGACataaagaaaattaaatcatCTAAAGTTAGCAAATGA